In the genome of Microcoleus sp. FACHB-672, one region contains:
- a CDS encoding plasmid segregation centromere-binding protein ParR — MFQRSNKTNKSVTFNQEVADQTLLTVIETELAKQPHKTFSDLCKEALWQFLCVPESLRPSPKIGEMEQQIADLQRQFAEFEKQGAAKSSVGAVSVFEPQQPKPGASQTEQQVAEVQRQLAALEQQVMAKESGRLETLERQLHQLSQQMMQLALQVSQGSPINSTPLPEPPPQPVTPEPEPLIEEIDPEIARLRGLLEEF, encoded by the coding sequence ATGTTCCAGAGGTCAAATAAGACAAATAAATCGGTCACGTTCAACCAAGAGGTTGCTGACCAAACCTTGTTGACGGTGATTGAAACCGAGTTGGCCAAACAACCGCACAAGACCTTCAGCGACCTCTGTAAAGAAGCTCTGTGGCAATTTTTGTGCGTCCCTGAATCTTTACGGCCCAGCCCAAAAATTGGGGAAATGGAACAGCAAATCGCTGACCTCCAGCGTCAATTTGCTGAGTTTGAGAAACAGGGAGCGGCTAAATCATCTGTCGGCGCGGTGTCGGTATTTGAACCTCAGCAGCCTAAGCCGGGGGCAAGCCAGACGGAACAACAAGTGGCTGAGGTGCAACGCCAACTTGCCGCGCTGGAGCAACAGGTAATGGCGAAGGAATCGGGCCGGCTGGAAACCCTGGAACGCCAACTGCATCAACTCAGCCAGCAGATGATGCAGTTGGCTCTGCAAGTCAGTCAGGGTTCCCCTATTAACAGCACTCCGCTGCCAGAACCCCCGCCACAACCAGTGACTCCTGAACCTGAACCTCTTATAGAAGAAATCGATCCTGAGATCGCTCGTCTTAGAGGGTTACTAGAGGAGTTCTGA
- a CDS encoding CAAD domain-containing protein: MTELPTPEQPVDETPSATSLPDPAVSGMVTEPPPPDAWVGEETPAPVPTEDQFQQIKEQVLSTLSDLPTSVTEFFAQNKKLINSFGLIIGVLLGLRVLQALLDVFNSIPLLGGIFEVVGMGYSGWFIYRYLLQASHRQELTQQIQSIREQIAGKHSANQ, encoded by the coding sequence ATGACCGAACTACCAACTCCAGAGCAACCAGTCGATGAGACGCCGTCTGCAACGTCTTTGCCAGATCCAGCAGTTTCCGGTATGGTGACGGAACCCCCGCCTCCTGACGCCTGGGTTGGAGAGGAAACACCGGCACCTGTCCCAACTGAAGACCAGTTTCAGCAGATCAAGGAGCAAGTTCTCTCAACTTTGTCCGATTTGCCGACTTCCGTGACTGAGTTTTTCGCACAGAATAAAAAGCTGATCAACTCCTTCGGTCTGATCATCGGTGTGTTGCTCGGCTTGAGAGTGCTTCAGGCACTGTTGGATGTGTTCAACAGTATCCCGCTCCTAGGTGGAATTTTTGAAGTGGTTGGCATGGGATACTCCGGTTGGTTTATTTACCGCTATTTGTTGCAAGCCTCTCACCGCCAAGAACTCACCCAACAAATTCAATCGATCAGAGAACAAATTGCCGGTAAACATTCCGCCAATCAATAA
- a CDS encoding TM0106 family RecB-like putative nuclease: MLLTAELLFNYQRCRRRSFLDTYGDAQQQGCESDFLLKLQQNSWAHRQAIVADMTYHQPQYPRRDFIAGAEATLELMRQGVDLIYQGILRAEGPAGFTLASSPDLLIKQPGESSFGNWLYVPTDIKLGKRPKLDYQIIVAFHAYVLASVQGVSPETAGLLLREKGAYRVNLGQRMPQMQQMLTECIEMLHHRQEPEVFIARHPCSHCHWYGSCYAIATETKHLSLLPGVTPVRYTQLQALNLTTVEALAGIDPGQLAHLTEFPDEVAGQLVLQAQSVLQNQAIATPAGLSLSPSELPTALVELYFDIEAQPELDLAFLHGVLVVDRQAKTETFYPLLAEQPAEEGAIWEQLLNLIWTYPDAPIFHFCDYEVQTFKQFAKRYNTPSHLWRPVLSRFVDVHERVTRAAILPVESYALKAIARWVGFEWRDRQANGAQCIFWYDRWLETGDRTFLDAIRRYNEDDCRATYVVKDWLVNFLQNADRTLVTLS; encoded by the coding sequence ATGCTTTTGACTGCTGAACTTTTATTTAATTACCAACGGTGCCGGCGTCGGTCTTTTCTAGATACCTATGGAGACGCCCAACAGCAAGGGTGCGAGAGTGACTTTCTGTTGAAACTGCAACAAAACAGCTGGGCACACCGGCAAGCAATTGTTGCTGACATGACGTACCATCAACCCCAGTACCCACGGCGAGATTTCATTGCCGGTGCTGAGGCAACGCTAGAATTGATGCGCCAAGGTGTTGATCTCATTTACCAGGGAATACTGCGAGCCGAAGGGCCGGCAGGGTTTACACTGGCAAGCAGCCCCGATTTACTGATCAAACAGCCCGGAGAGTCTTCTTTTGGCAACTGGCTTTACGTTCCCACAGATATCAAACTGGGCAAGCGTCCGAAGCTAGACTATCAAATTATTGTGGCTTTTCACGCCTATGTGCTGGCATCTGTGCAGGGAGTTAGCCCAGAGACGGCTGGGCTGCTATTGCGAGAGAAAGGCGCTTATCGGGTGAACTTGGGGCAGCGAATGCCTCAAATGCAGCAGATGCTAACAGAATGTATTGAGATGCTGCACCACCGGCAAGAACCTGAAGTTTTCATCGCCCGTCATCCCTGTAGCCATTGCCATTGGTATGGCAGTTGCTACGCGATCGCCACAGAAACAAAACACCTGTCCCTGTTGCCGGGAGTGACGCCGGTTCGTTATACCCAGTTGCAAGCGCTGAATTTAACAACAGTGGAAGCCCTCGCCGGCATAGATCCGGGGCAGCTTGCTCATTTAACCGAGTTTCCCGATGAAGTGGCGGGGCAGTTGGTGTTGCAAGCGCAATCAGTTCTGCAAAATCAGGCAATTGCCACACCGGCAGGTTTGTCCCTTTCTCCCTCAGAGTTACCCACTGCGCTGGTTGAACTTTATTTTGATATCGAAGCGCAGCCGGAATTGGATCTGGCATTTTTACACGGAGTTTTAGTGGTTGATCGGCAAGCTAAAACCGAAACATTTTATCCACTTTTGGCAGAACAGCCGGCAGAGGAAGGCGCAATCTGGGAGCAACTTTTAAACTTGATTTGGACATATCCCGATGCGCCAATTTTTCATTTTTGTGATTACGAAGTTCAAACTTTTAAACAGTTTGCCAAGCGTTATAATACTCCTTCCCATTTGTGGCGTCCCGTGCTGAGTCGGTTTGTGGATGTACACGAACGAGTGACACGCGCAGCCATATTGCCGGTGGAAAGTTATGCCCTCAAAGCGATTGCCCGTTGGGTCGGTTTTGAATGGCGCGACCGGCAGGCAAATGGCGCTCAATGTATCTTCTGGTATGATCGTTGGTTAGAAACCGGCGATCGCACTTTTCTTGACGCAATTCGACGCTATAACGAAGATGACTGCCGCGCCACTTACGTGGTTAAAGATTGGTTAGTGAACTTTTTACAAAATGCTGATCGCACCCTTGTAACCCTTTCCTAA
- a CDS encoding aminotransferase class V-fold PLP-dependent enzyme, producing the protein MTGSTPQQTSLERHRQHFPALVNKAYFNYGGQGPLPQAALEAIRQSYEEVERVGPFSGEANTWINREASQTRQAIATELGVPAETITLTEDVTVGCNIALWGFDWQPGDHLLLTDCEHQGIVAAVGELQRRFDIEVSTCPLMATLNDGDPVAAIDQYLRSNTRLVVLSHILWNTGQVLPLAEIVQLCHNHSTWGQPIRVLVDAAQSVGVLPLNLTEIAADFYAFTGHKWWCGPAGVGGLYVQPDALESLHPTFIGWRGIITDGSGQPAGWQPTGKRFEIATSAVPLYAGLRSAIALHHQWGSAEERYQQIQKVSKYLWEQLQNLAGINCLRTSPPEAGLVSFQLDPTPQDAGATHQQLVQFLESQKIMVRTLLNPHCIRACVHYFTLESEIDQLVAGISDFKF; encoded by the coding sequence ATGACGGGATCTACCCCACAACAAACTTCCCTAGAACGTCACCGGCAGCACTTCCCAGCCTTGGTGAATAAAGCCTATTTTAACTACGGGGGACAAGGTCCACTGCCTCAAGCCGCATTGGAGGCGATCAGGCAATCTTATGAAGAAGTGGAACGTGTTGGGCCATTTTCAGGAGAGGCGAATACTTGGATTAATCGAGAAGCCAGCCAAACGCGGCAAGCGATCGCCACAGAACTGGGTGTGCCGGCAGAAACGATTACCCTCACTGAAGATGTCACCGTTGGCTGCAACATTGCCTTGTGGGGTTTTGACTGGCAACCTGGGGATCACCTGCTGCTAACTGACTGTGAACATCAAGGCATTGTGGCAGCGGTGGGGGAACTACAGCGCCGGTTTGATATCGAAGTTTCCACCTGTCCCCTGATGGCGACGCTAAATGATGGCGATCCAGTAGCAGCCATTGATCAATATTTGCGATCTAATACTCGACTCGTGGTTTTAAGTCACATCCTGTGGAACACCGGCCAAGTTTTGCCCCTGGCTGAAATTGTCCAGCTGTGCCATAACCATTCAACTTGGGGACAGCCGATTCGAGTTTTAGTGGATGCCGCGCAGTCTGTCGGCGTCTTACCGCTGAATTTAACTGAAATTGCAGCAGACTTTTATGCCTTCACCGGCCACAAATGGTGGTGCGGGCCAGCCGGCGTTGGGGGACTGTATGTGCAGCCAGACGCCTTGGAAAGCCTGCATCCCACGTTTATCGGCTGGCGCGGGATTATTACGGATGGGAGTGGTCAGCCGGCAGGTTGGCAGCCGACTGGGAAGCGATTTGAAATTGCCACTTCAGCAGTGCCACTGTATGCCGGTTTGCGGAGTGCGATTGCACTTCATCACCAGTGGGGAAGTGCTGAGGAACGTTACCAGCAGATACAGAAAGTTAGTAAATATCTTTGGGAACAGTTACAAAATTTAGCCGGGATTAACTGCCTGCGAACATCACCCCCAGAAGCCGGGTTAGTTTCCTTCCAGCTAGACCCAACCCCACAGGATGCCGGTGCCACACATCAGCAACTCGTGCAATTCTTAGAATCACAAAAAATCATGGTGCGGACACTTCTTAATCCCCACTGCATCCGCGCCTGCGTTCACTACTTCACCTTAGAATCTGAAATAGACCAGCTAGTTGCAGGGATTTCAGATTTTAAATTTTAA
- a CDS encoding glycosyl transferase, with protein MSRPVLYIAITNHGFGHAVRAASVAAAIQQMNPEILLVLVTTAPHWLLESYISGDFIVRPRAFDVGVVQSDSLTMDKNTTLKELKQIRERQRSIIATEVSFIHLNKVKLILADIPPLAAPIAKAAGIPCWMMSNFGWDFIYRPWGGDFIEMADWIGECFSQCDRLFRLPFHETMSAFPNITDVGLTGGSPRYSEDEIRGIWGLTAPQEKIVLLTFGGLGLAQIPYSNLQKFSDWQFLTFDQQAPDFPNLIKVSGQPSKTPPFSQLPLSASQSLSIRPVDFMPLCGRVISKPGYSTFAEALRVGVPIVSVTREEFAESPLLLEGIADRAYHQIISPADFFEGSWEFLRQPLQPPRLNTSIPKDGTEAIASAVVDYLQNC; from the coding sequence ATGTCACGACCTGTTTTATATATCGCAATTACCAATCATGGATTCGGTCATGCAGTGCGTGCTGCGTCTGTTGCCGCTGCAATTCAACAGATGAATCCAGAAATTCTCCTCGTGTTGGTCACAACCGCACCCCACTGGTTATTAGAATCTTATATTTCTGGGGATTTTATCGTGCGCCCTCGTGCCTTTGATGTGGGCGTTGTGCAAAGCGACAGCCTGACGATGGATAAAAATACCACGCTGAAAGAATTAAAACAAATCCGTGAGAGGCAGCGTTCAATTATCGCTACAGAAGTTAGTTTCATTCATTTAAATAAGGTGAAATTAATTTTAGCTGATATTCCTCCCTTAGCAGCACCTATTGCCAAAGCTGCCGGCATTCCTTGTTGGATGATGAGTAACTTTGGGTGGGATTTTATCTATCGGCCTTGGGGAGGAGATTTTATAGAAATGGCTGATTGGATTGGAGAGTGTTTCAGCCAGTGTGATCGCTTATTTCGTTTGCCTTTTCACGAAACGATGAGCGCTTTTCCTAATATAACTGATGTGGGATTAACGGGAGGTTCTCCTCGTTATAGCGAGGATGAAATCAGAGGCATTTGGGGCTTAACTGCGCCGCAGGAGAAAATAGTTTTACTCACTTTTGGTGGATTAGGTTTGGCTCAAATTCCTTATAGCAACCTGCAAAAATTTTCTGACTGGCAATTTCTCACCTTTGATCAGCAAGCACCAGATTTTCCTAATTTAATCAAAGTCTCTGGACAGCCTTCAAAAACTCCTCCATTTTCCCAGCTTCCCCTCTCTGCCTCTCAGAGTCTTTCCATCCGTCCCGTAGACTTCATGCCGCTGTGCGGACGAGTCATTTCTAAGCCTGGATATAGCACATTTGCCGAAGCTTTAAGGGTGGGTGTTCCGATTGTTTCTGTAACGCGAGAGGAATTTGCCGAATCTCCTTTATTGTTAGAAGGAATTGCTGATCGCGCTTACCATCAAATTATCTCACCGGCAGACTTTTTTGAAGGCAGTTGGGAATTTTTACGGCAACCGTTGCAACCGCCTCGCCTTAACACGTCCATTCCTAAAGATGGAACGGAAGCCATCGCTAGTGCTGTTGTTGATTATTTACAAAATTGTTAA
- a CDS encoding glycerate kinase has translation MEQPSLSLNQILTQWADQGELPAEVWQQLEAWERSDQRRAKAFGITPENVSEIVQKRGLLFQSVYPSFRPAVAENPSLLKTLWHLWLPLAVQLAGHRQSLGRPVVQGILGGQGTGKTTLAAGLTMILGHLGYCTVSLSLDDLYKTYRERQQLKEQDPRLIWRGPPGTHDIELGIEILDQLRRLDRPSVQVPRFDKSAWGGAGDRTDSQTVAGVDIVLFEGWFVGARPIDPAIFDTAPAPIITSADRCFAGDMNAKLHDYLPLWQRLDRLMVLYPVDYRLSVQWRQQAEHQMKAAGKAGMSDVEIEQFVYYFWKALHPELFIKPLVNRADWVDLVVEINADHSTGSIYKPIDC, from the coding sequence ATGGAGCAACCGAGTTTATCGCTGAATCAAATTCTTACACAGTGGGCGGATCAGGGCGAACTCCCGGCAGAGGTTTGGCAACAGCTAGAAGCATGGGAACGCTCAGATCAACGGCGGGCCAAAGCATTTGGCATTACGCCTGAGAATGTTAGTGAAATTGTTCAAAAGCGAGGGCTGCTTTTTCAGTCTGTCTATCCCAGTTTCCGTCCAGCCGTTGCGGAAAATCCTTCTTTATTAAAGACCTTATGGCATCTTTGGCTGCCTTTGGCGGTGCAGTTGGCGGGACACCGGCAAAGTTTGGGGCGTCCTGTAGTTCAAGGGATATTGGGGGGACAAGGCACCGGCAAGACAACTTTAGCTGCCGGCCTAACGATGATTCTTGGCCATTTAGGCTACTGCACTGTCAGCCTGTCCCTGGATGATCTCTATAAGACTTATCGTGAGCGGCAGCAGCTCAAAGAGCAAGACCCGCGTTTGATCTGGCGTGGGCCACCGGGAACCCACGATATTGAGCTAGGGATTGAGATTTTAGATCAGTTGCGCCGGCTGGATCGTCCTTCTGTTCAGGTTCCGCGCTTTGATAAATCTGCTTGGGGAGGTGCCGGTGATAGAACGGACTCCCAGACAGTTGCCGGCGTTGATATTGTCTTGTTTGAAGGTTGGTTTGTCGGGGCGCGACCGATTGATCCGGCTATTTTTGACACGGCACCGGCACCAATTATCACGTCGGCTGACCGCTGTTTTGCCGGTGATATGAATGCCAAGCTGCACGATTATTTACCCCTGTGGCAGCGCTTAGATCGCTTAATGGTGCTGTATCCGGTGGATTATCGGCTTTCTGTACAGTGGCGACAGCAGGCAGAACATCAAATGAAGGCTGCCGGTAAAGCGGGGATGAGCGATGTAGAAATTGAGCAATTTGTCTATTATTTCTGGAAAGCATTGCACCCAGAGTTATTTATCAAGCCTTTAGTTAACCGTGCTGATTGGGTGGATTTGGTGGTTGAAATTAATGCCGATCATTCTACCGGCAGCATTTATAAGCCGATTGATTGCTGA
- a CDS encoding DUF565 domain-containing protein produces the protein MQNTRLNSLVDVASGRFGQWLSNPWRRISLLVISVLFGVFLGSAISTIAGQRANLDISVAAILVVLTEAISWVVYAANRRIANSLLVQILNSLKIGLTYSLFVEAFKLGS, from the coding sequence ATGCAGAATACCCGTCTCAACAGCCTGGTTGATGTCGCCTCTGGGCGGTTTGGGCAATGGTTAAGCAATCCTTGGCGGCGAATCTCGCTGCTGGTAATCAGTGTGTTGTTTGGCGTCTTCTTGGGAAGCGCTATTTCTACCATCGCTGGACAAAGAGCTAACTTAGATATTAGTGTGGCTGCAATTTTGGTCGTGCTAACGGAAGCGATCAGCTGGGTTGTTTACGCCGCAAACCGGCGCATAGCCAACTCGCTGCTGGTACAAATATTAAATTCGCTTAAAATTGGTTTGACTTACAGCCTGTTTGTAGAAGCCTTTAAGCTAGGTTCCTGA
- a CDS encoding DUF3155 domain-containing protein, giving the protein MARRRKRKSRRRQEGRRILEHVPQYSIESGEDKPVTAARKFIHTEGILPPALLLVKRNEHTTDRYFWAEKGLFGAQYVEENHFLFPSLKVLEGSPGTNPSLALSVR; this is encoded by the coding sequence TTGGCCAGGAGACGTAAACGTAAGAGCCGTCGTCGGCAAGAAGGGCGTCGAATTCTTGAGCACGTGCCTCAGTATAGTATCGAAAGTGGCGAAGATAAACCAGTCACAGCTGCTCGCAAGTTTATCCATACCGAGGGTATCCTTCCACCTGCCTTGCTGTTAGTTAAAAGGAACGAACACACCACTGACCGATATTTCTGGGCAGAAAAGGGTCTATTTGGGGCGCAATACGTTGAAGAAAATCATTTCCTGTTCCCTAGCTTAAAAGTGCTGGAGGGCAGTCCGGGCACGAATCCGAGCTTAGCACTCAGTGTCCGTTGA
- a CDS encoding sensor histidine kinase — protein MPASSEFVALCRAQLALLTQGLRASLSVVYLTEELVEGAEAKLIPIAAYPETAVVWEENAPLRLLPERAGAAFPRLLSAAPGIIPSVDALIDSQTPFFDQKADRGQAGEGDEEDSWQQQRQIILPLMHEGVVMGLLVTSREDRPWNKRERSQIERIAHTLALACILDQRSEWSDHNYRQQQLIHAQQHDILDNLLHQLRSPLTALKTFGKLLLRRLLPGDGNRDIASSIVRESDRLQELLQQMDRTIDQDRLEIEPAPLAVNWEAVRTSEGASRQTGEPTPNSQILPLLPASPLELCSVAQVLEPLLISARAIAGERLLSIITGIVSDLPPVPANPKALREVLSNLIDNALKYTPAGGQIYIQVEKRAGGGENPEQLRPLSHHPIIPSNSASEWIVFSISDTGPGIPPQDLERLFERHFRGVQAEREIPGTGLGLAIAKDLVEQMQGEIQVFSPAKLEKWKADIPNAGPGTMFVLWLPVGGEC, from the coding sequence ATGCCTGCGAGTTCAGAATTTGTTGCGCTTTGCCGAGCGCAGTTAGCCCTGTTAACTCAAGGGCTGAGAGCGTCCTTAAGTGTGGTGTACTTGACCGAAGAACTGGTAGAGGGGGCAGAAGCCAAATTAATTCCGATTGCGGCTTACCCAGAAACGGCTGTGGTGTGGGAAGAAAACGCTCCCTTAAGGCTTTTACCCGAACGAGCCGGCGCGGCGTTCCCTCGCTTACTCTCTGCCGCACCGGGTATTATCCCATCGGTAGATGCATTAATTGATTCGCAAACACCTTTTTTTGACCAGAAGGCAGATCGGGGGCAGGCGGGGGAGGGCGATGAAGAAGATTCCTGGCAGCAACAGCGCCAAATTATCCTGCCTCTCATGCATGAGGGGGTGGTGATGGGATTGTTAGTCACCAGTCGAGAAGATCGGCCTTGGAATAAACGAGAGCGCTCTCAAATCGAGCGAATTGCTCACACCCTTGCACTGGCTTGTATTTTAGACCAGCGCTCTGAGTGGTCAGATCATAACTATCGCCAGCAGCAGCTGATTCACGCTCAGCAACACGACATCCTGGATAATTTGCTGCACCAGCTTCGCAGTCCACTTACAGCCTTAAAAACATTCGGCAAACTGTTGCTAAGACGCCTACTGCCAGGAGATGGCAACCGCGATATTGCCAGTAGCATTGTCCGGGAAAGCGATCGCTTACAAGAGTTGCTGCAACAGATGGATCGAACCATAGACCAAGACCGGCTGGAAATCGAGCCGGCTCCTTTAGCGGTTAATTGGGAAGCAGTGCGAACCTCAGAAGGCGCTTCCCGACAAACCGGCGAACCGACACCCAATTCCCAAATATTACCCCTGCTGCCGGCATCCCCCCTAGAGTTGTGTTCCGTTGCCCAAGTGCTGGAACCCTTGTTAATATCAGCCAGAGCAATTGCCGGTGAGCGCCTACTGAGTATCATCACCGGCATTGTGTCCGATTTACCGCCAGTTCCGGCTAATCCCAAGGCATTGCGCGAAGTATTGAGCAATTTAATAGACAATGCCTTGAAATATACACCTGCCGGTGGGCAGATTTATATTCAGGTTGAGAAGCGAGCCGGCGGGGGAGAGAATCCAGAACAATTGCGCCCTTTATCCCATCACCCCATCATTCCCTCAAATTCCGCTTCTGAGTGGATCGTATTCAGCATCTCAGATACCGGCCCTGGCATTCCGCCACAGGATTTGGAGCGGCTCTTTGAGCGGCATTTCCGAGGCGTTCAGGCAGAAAGGGAGATTCCCGGCACAGGTTTGGGCTTAGCGATTGCTAAAGATTTGGTAGAACAAATGCAGGGTGAAATTCAAGTTTTTAGCCCTGCGAAGTTGGAGAAATGGAAGGCAGATATTCCGAATGCGGGGCCAGGAACGATGTTTGTTTTGTGGCTGCCGGTGGGAGGAGAATGCTGA
- a CDS encoding S-layer homology domain-containing protein yields the protein MTMNRLQSGTAALIAFGMIAGAAAPIVVTAPAFAQTSFSDVSTNYWARDFIQALASRDIIKGFPDGSFRPNEPVTRAQFAAMVRKAFNKADVRTGINFVDVSSNYWAYTAIQDTYEMGFLTGYPGNVFNPEQNIPRAQALVSLANGLNYTSTAATGTVLQGYTDATAIPDYARGSVAAATEKRIVVNYPDVKYLNPNQVATRAEVAAFIYQALVSAGQATALTSPYIVAGATTPTPPVDDRVIVKTGTTIPVNYSKAEKILLATNEPKPVPVTLTVAQNVSVQNTVVIPTGSQIVGELQLVQGGAQFVAKELVLPNGTRSAISANSAVVTRTEEITKGINIAKVLRNAALGAAAAAAISAVTGDKAIATEEVLLGAGLSSVLTLIGVFQGRNKVDLISVDPNKDLNLTLRSDLVFRRAS from the coding sequence ATGACCATGAATCGTTTGCAATCAGGAACCGCTGCCTTAATCGCTTTTGGTATGATTGCAGGTGCTGCCGCACCCATCGTGGTTACGGCCCCAGCATTTGCTCAAACCAGCTTTTCTGATGTCAGTACCAACTATTGGGCTAGAGATTTTATACAAGCGCTAGCATCGCGAGATATTATTAAAGGCTTTCCCGATGGCAGCTTCCGACCGAATGAGCCGGTGACACGGGCACAGTTTGCCGCAATGGTTCGTAAAGCATTTAATAAAGCCGATGTTCGCACCGGCATCAACTTTGTCGATGTCTCGTCCAACTACTGGGCTTACACTGCGATTCAAGATACCTATGAGATGGGATTTCTCACCGGCTATCCTGGCAATGTCTTCAACCCCGAACAAAATATTCCTCGCGCACAAGCCTTGGTGTCGCTGGCAAACGGGCTGAACTACACCAGCACTGCCGCTACCGGCACCGTCTTGCAAGGTTACACTGACGCCACGGCTATCCCAGACTACGCCCGTGGCAGTGTTGCCGCAGCCACAGAAAAACGCATTGTCGTCAACTATCCCGATGTTAAATACTTAAATCCCAACCAAGTCGCCACACGCGCTGAAGTGGCAGCCTTCATCTACCAAGCCTTAGTGAGTGCCGGTCAAGCAACCGCCCTCACCTCACCTTACATCGTGGCTGGGGCAACAACCCCAACCCCGCCCGTAGATGATCGCGTCATTGTTAAGACAGGGACAACTATCCCAGTCAACTACTCAAAAGCAGAGAAAATTCTCCTCGCTACTAACGAACCCAAACCCGTACCTGTAACCTTGACAGTGGCTCAAAATGTCTCGGTTCAAAACACGGTGGTAATTCCTACCGGAAGCCAGATCGTCGGTGAACTGCAATTAGTTCAAGGCGGCGCTCAGTTTGTCGCCAAAGAACTGGTGCTACCAAATGGCACACGCAGCGCGATCAGTGCTAATTCTGCTGTCGTTACCCGAACAGAAGAAATTACCAAGGGGATTAATATCGCCAAAGTGCTGAGAAATGCAGCCTTAGGTGCAGCAGCAGCAGCGGCAATCTCGGCGGTTACCGGCGATAAAGCCATCGCCACTGAAGAAGTGTTGTTAGGTGCCGGTTTGAGCAGCGTGCTCACCCTAATTGGCGTCTTCCAAGGTCGCAACAAAGTCGATCTGATTTCAGTTGACCCCAACAAAGATCTAAATCTTACCTTACGCTCAGATTTAGTCTTCCGCCGCGCTTCTTAA
- a CDS encoding cyclic nucleotide-binding domain-containing protein: MRKVLFILGELNDRDLDWMLTIGSRQEIAAGTVLIEEGKPTDALYIVLEGTLTVSMAALGNREISTIGCGEVLGEMSFVDDRPPAATVKAIEDSVVLSIPRQPLTEKLQLDVLFALRFYRAITKFLSTRLRGAVNWFSDDKDLRMSHQQDDDLAALPPHDMALATARFDQLLERLKNS, translated from the coding sequence ATGAGAAAAGTTTTATTCATCCTCGGCGAGTTAAACGATCGGGATCTCGATTGGATGCTGACAATTGGCAGCCGGCAAGAAATCGCTGCCGGCACCGTACTCATCGAAGAAGGAAAACCCACAGACGCACTCTACATCGTACTTGAGGGCACCCTAACCGTTTCGATGGCGGCTTTAGGCAACAGAGAAATCAGCACCATCGGTTGCGGCGAAGTCTTGGGAGAAATGTCTTTCGTAGACGATCGCCCGCCGGCTGCCACCGTCAAAGCCATCGAAGACTCCGTTGTTTTGTCGATTCCGCGACAACCCTTAACTGAAAAATTACAGTTAGACGTACTTTTCGCTTTACGTTTTTATCGAGCTATCACCAAATTTCTCTCCACCCGACTGCGCGGTGCCGTTAACTGGTTCAGTGATGATAAAGACTTACGCATGAGTCACCAGCAAGACGACGACTTAGCAGCACTGCCGCCTCATGACATGGCACTCGCGACAGCCAGATTCGATCAACTCCTTGAACGTCTCAAAAATTCCTAA